CTGGTCGACTACGACATTCATCACATTGCGCTGCGTACGGTCGGTTTTGATATTCTCAATCTTGATTATGTGAGGAAATACCATATTCTGGTCACCCATACTCCGGCCTATTCGCCGCGTGCGGTCGCCGAAAACACACTCGCTTCGGTCATGTATCTGCTTCGTCATTACGGCCAGATTCTGGGCAATGAGCGCAAGGGCGATTTCGTTCGCGTTTCAGAGGAAATGAGCGACGAAATCTACCACAAGACCGTTGGCATCATCGGTGTCGGCCGCATCGGTTCCGCCGTGGCCGAGCTTTTCCACGCCTTGGGCGCCACAGTCATCGGCAACGATCTGATTACCAACGCCGCCAACGAAGCGTTCCTTGAATACACCGATTTCGACACCGTGGTGCGCGAGGCCGATATCCTGACGCTGCACACCCCGCTTGAGCCCTACATGGTTGGCATGATCGGTGCCGAGCAGTTCAAAATGATGAAGGATACGGCGTTCATCGTCAACCAGGCGCGCGGCCCGCTTATCGACACGCAGGCTCTAATTGCGGCGCTCAAGAACCACGAGATTGCCGGTGCCGCCATTGACGTGTTCGCCGAGGAAACAGAGCTCTTCATGAAGCGATTCGACAACGAGTCTCAGCTGCCGCAGTTCTACCGC
The window above is part of the Bifidobacterium sp. ESL0732 genome. Proteins encoded here:
- a CDS encoding NAD(P)-dependent oxidoreductase; the encoded protein is MKALLYNIRPEGQDYADEWMRNHPEDELVTTPDDLTLETVDMAKGHGYDAVSLQQVPDVADEEIYKRLVDYDIHHIALRTVGFDILNLDYVRKYHILVTHTPAYSPRAVAENTLASVMYLLRHYGQILGNERKGDFVRVSEEMSDEIYHKTVGIIGVGRIGSAVAELFHALGATVIGNDLITNAANEAFLEYTDFDTVVREADILTLHTPLEPYMVGMIGAEQFKMMKDTAFIVNQARGPLIDTQALIAALKNHEIAGAAIDVFAEETELFMKRFDNESQLPQFYRELSAMDNVIITPHSAFYTQTSVRNMVMHSMTDVKRVTEGKEPVYKVDC